Genomic segment of Thermococcus sp.:
CCCTAATGCTCCGGACGAGGACGCTGCCGGTTCCGACCTGGTAGATTTCAATGCTCTCAAGCTCGTAGCCCCTCGTGATGGAGTACATCTTTTCGACCATCTGTGGGACGTCCATCCTGGTCGTCTTCCCGTTTCCGGTGTAGAAGAAGTCGCCCCTTGGGCTGTAGAAGGCCCCTATCGGCTCGCCGGTGGTGGCGTTCTCCCAGTAGGCCTTCTCGACAGCGCTTATACCGACGGCTGACCTGAGGTTGAGGAGCTCGTAGTACCTCAGTCTGGCGAGGTCATAGAGCATTGCAGTCCTCTGCCTGGGGTCTGTTTCTTTATCCGCTTTCTTCCTCAGCTCTTCCGCCTTTGCGTCCCAGTTCGAGAACTCACCATCCTTTATTTCGAAGCCGGTCTTCTGGAGCTGAGCCTTCTCGTCTTCTATCGCGTTCTCATACTGGCCCACGAGGGCCAGGATTTTCTCATCGGTCGCCCTGGGAGGTTCGGTCGCTGTGCTCTCTGCGGGTGTTCCCGTCGAACTCCCGGTTTCCGGCGACACCGTCCTGGTTACGTTTCCCTGGTCAATACATCCAGATATAAATGCGCCGAGCATCACGACGCTTAAAAGCAGGGCAAAGCCTGCAAGCTTTCCAATTTTCATTTTTTACACCTTTTTCCAGCCACGGAACGGTAAAAACCGAGAAGAATCCGTCAAGTGACTTATAGTCGGGGTTAGGCGAGGACGTTATTAACAGTTATGCTTTCAAAGTGGAAAAAATTAAGCGAAAAGGCCTTCACCCCCTAACTGCGACGAGAACCGTGAAGGCCATCACCAGGGCTATCTCGTAGGTCTCTATCAGCGCCACAGACGGCCAGTTTATGAGTGTCCCCATCACCGCCAGCGCGAAGATAAACCCCGAACCGTAGCGAACGGCCTTATCCTTTGAACCCGCCCCGTAGACAAGCATCCCCAAGAAGAACTGGACGAAGAAGTAGGTCGAGACGAAGGAGTGTGGCCTGGTACCGGCGTGGAAAACTCCTATGAGGGCCAGGAAAAGGGCCGAGATGCTGATGTACGCCCCACCGACCGTCTGGAGCCTGTTCTCCGATGCGAGGATGAGGTAAATGGAGAAGACAAGCATAAACACCGCCGTCACGATGAGGCCGTAGTTGTATATCCACGGCGAGGCGGCCATTTCGAGTGAACCGAGGTCGCTCAGGGCGTTGTGGAAGAAGGAAAACCACCCGTTACGGCTTATGCTCCAGGCAACGAAGAGCCAGTAGCTCAATCCGGCCAGGATTCCGGAGTACTTGAGGTACCGCATCATGATATCTACTGAACCTTAGGGGAAATAAAAGTTCCCCTTAGAAGTGGCAGTCAAAGAGAAAAAAGAAGTCAGAGAAGCACCTTCATCGCCTCGTAGCCCAGCTCAAAGGCCTTAACATTGGCCTCCATTGCTTTCTCCGGTACGCTGGCCTTCACGGCTTCGAGCATGGCCTCTTTGTCTATCGGGAAGTCCGGCAGAGCTGTCAAAGCCCCCACAAGGACGACGTTCTGGGCCAGTGCAGTTCCGGCCTCTTCGGCCAGCTTGAGGGCGTCTATCTCGTAGAGCTTAGCTCCAGACTTTTTGATGTTTTCGACTATCTCATCGTAGGTCACGTATTTGTCTATCTTACCCTTCACGAAGTTCTCGGTCTCGTAGGGGTGGTGTATGAGGCGCGTGTTCGTTATCACGGTCCCCTCGGGCTTCAGGAAGTATATGTACCTCAAGGCCTCCATGGGTTCGAGGCGACCTTTTCATTGGCGGCGATTTCGACAACAATGTCGTCGCGGTAGTGGGAGACCCCCTCAACGGTGTCGAGAATCTCCGTCTGGGGCGAGCTGGGGTAGAAAGCTGTCACCTTGACGTCGGCCTCCAGGGCAGCCCTGACAATCGCTTCGTTGGTCAGCATGTAGCCCACATGGGGCTCCTCCTTCAGAACCTCTTTTAGGGACATAAAGACACCGTAGGGTTTTGGAAGCGAACCTATATATCATTTTTCTGGATGGAAGGGGACAGTGTTAAACATTTTTGAGTGTGAAAACAAACAATGTTAATTTTTCAAGCCCTGACCTCAAACACTTTCCGAAACCACCAAAAATATGAAAAATCCTAAAAGAAATCACGGGATATTCGATTCTATAGTCTTTATCTCTTCGTCCAGGATGTCTCGTATCTTCTTCAGAAGCTCCAGGTACTCTTTGACGGCCTCTTTGTCCATCCCCTTTTTCTCGCCAAGGGCGTCGAGCTTCTTCTTGAGGGCCTCGTGATAGTTCACAGACGTGTATAGAACCCGCAGAGCAAGATCGTTCGAGACCTTCAGATACTCGAGCCCCTTCGGGGTGAGACTGTACTTGACGCGCCTCACCCTCCCGCGGTACTCCTCCCTCGGCTCCAGAAGGCCCTCCTCAACCATCTTGCTGAGGAGGGTGTAAAGGTTGCTGTGACTCGGCTTCCAGAGGCCGATTGCAAGCTTCTCAAGCTCCTTAAGTATCTCGTAGCCGTGGGCCTCACCCTTAAGCCCAACTATCACCAGGATTATATCCTTCAAGGGGACAGTAAACAACCCCTTGATGATTCTGCGTTCCACGTCAGTTCCCATTGTTTTCACCCGCATTTTGAAACTATCTGTGAAACCCTTATAAAAGCATCTTCAACTCGGAAAGTTCCGAAAACGATTGGATTATTAGAGTATAAAGGAGATTAAAAGAAAATGTCATCACAGCCTTCCGGCGAGATAAAGCATCATGGTGTGCTTGAACAGCTCCTTCTTGTCGTTGTCGACGAGCGTCTCTATAGCTTTCACCAGAACAGGGACCTCCTGATAGGGCGTGTGCGCCGGTGGAACCTCCCTGCCGAGGTCTAAGAGGCTGTAGACGCCCATCATGGCCGACTTAACCGAATACTCGACGGTGAAGACACACTCACCGGGTATCTCGACATACTGGCCCATCAGGGCAAGGTTGGCATAGTTCTCCGGGATGACTGGTGGCCTGTCGCCGGGCTTCCTCGGCATGAAGTGGGCGGTGATATAAGGCATCATGGCCGTGCGGACGTTAATAACAGTCTCCATGAGCTCGTCCTTCTTCTCAAGCCAGCCGAGGTGGTAGAGAAGCTCCAGGAATATCTCCCTGCCCGTGGCCTGGCTCATCGGCTTCTTGATGTAGTCTCCCTCCCTGTCGACGAACAGCCCATAGCCCCAGAGGACGGTAACGTCCTCCGGCTGGTTCCTGAAGTGCGGCTGCCTGAAGGCCACGATGGACATCAGCCATGAGGAGTCCCTGAAGGTAACCAGGCCCCCGGTTCCGGTCCTGTTGCCCGTGAACTCCTCGAGCATCTTGAGGAACTTATCTCCCTTGAAGGTTATCGTGAAGGACTCCCACTTGGTCTTGTCGATGTCGCCCGCGAAGACGTCGGGGTTTCCGAGGGACGGGTCCTTCTCGACGAGCTTTCTCCAGAGTTTCCAGCTGTCGCCCTCGCCCCTGTTGAGAACCGGCGGGTGGTCGAGGTCGCCGTAGGTGGAGTTGTCCACCATCGAGCCGAGGGTTATGAAGACGAGGTCCTTCTCCCCGACCTCTATGACACCCTCACCGTTCTGACCCTTGGTGTAGAGCCGGGTGATGTACTTCCTGCCGTCCCTCTCGGTTATCTCGACGTCAACCACCTTGGTTCCCATTATGAAGTTGACTCCCCTCTCCTTGAGCCACTTCTGTATCGGAAGGATTATCGAGTCGTACTGGTTGTAGGGAGTCCTCTTGACGCCCTCTATCCTGTTGAGGCCGGGGACGAGGTGCATGAAGCGGAGCATGTAGCGCCTCATCTCGGCAACGCTGTGCCAGGGCTGGAAGGCGAACATCGTGGCCCAGAAGTACCAAAAGTTCGTCTCGAAGAAATCCTTGGAGAACCACTGCTCTATAGTTATTCCGCCGAGCTTCTCCTCAGGCGTCATGATGAGTTCGTTCATCTCGTTGAGGTGCCGGAAGGTCAGCCCGTATTTGCTGAAGTCCACCTTTTTGCCCGGCGTTCCGACGAGGCGACACTTGGAGGAGCCAACGTACTCCTTATTGAACTCCACAACCTCGTCGAGGATGGTCTTCTCCGGGTCGTCGAGCGAGGGGATGCTGCCGAGGAGGTCCCAGGTTGCCTCGTAGTGCTCCTCGAACATCCTGCCGCCCCTGAGCAGGTAGCCGTTCTCCGGGTCGCCGGAGCCGTCAAGGCAGCCGCCGTTGACCGGGGTCTTCTCGATTATGTGGATGTTCTCTCCAGGCATTTTGGCGTCCCTTATGAGGAAAACCGCCGCCGCAAGGGAGGCTATGCCGCCGCCTACCATGTAGGCCTTCCTCTCTTTGATGTCCGGTATCTTCCTGGGGGTTACGCGCTTGTAGTTTAGCATATTCCTCACCTTAACATGTCTTTATTATACATGTCATTTTCTAACATATCTTGCTAACTTAAAAATATTTCGGAAGCAGTTCATTAAGACAGGTCCGTAGAGTAGTGTGAAACATCACAAGCACTCGAAGAATTCAGGATAAGTGGATCCAAAAAAGAAAGCTCAGAGGAGCTCCTCGACGAGCTCCGCGGTGGCGCTTCTTGCCTTGCTCCTCAGTCTCTCAAGGTGACC
This window contains:
- a CDS encoding PadR family transcriptional regulator, which produces MGTDVERRIIKGLFTVPLKDIILVIVGLKGEAHGYEILKELEKLAIGLWKPSHSNLYTLLSKMVEEGLLEPREEYRGRVRRVKYSLTPKGLEYLKVSNDLALRVLYTSVNYHEALKKKLDALGEKKGMDKEAVKEYLELLKKIRDILDEEIKTIESNIP
- a CDS encoding 2-oxoacid:acceptor oxidoreductase family protein — protein: MEALRYIYFLKPEGTVITNTRLIHHPYETENFVKGKIDKYVTYDEIVENIKKSGAKLYEIDALKLAEEAGTALAQNVVLVGALTALPDFPIDKEAMLEAVKASVPEKAMEANVKAFELGYEAMKVLL
- a CDS encoding oleate hydratase codes for the protein MLNYKRVTPRKIPDIKERKAYMVGGGIASLAAAVFLIRDAKMPGENIHIIEKTPVNGGCLDGSGDPENGYLLRGGRMFEEHYEATWDLLGSIPSLDDPEKTILDEVVEFNKEYVGSSKCRLVGTPGKKVDFSKYGLTFRHLNEMNELIMTPEEKLGGITIEQWFSKDFFETNFWYFWATMFAFQPWHSVAEMRRYMLRFMHLVPGLNRIEGVKRTPYNQYDSIILPIQKWLKERGVNFIMGTKVVDVEITERDGRKYITRLYTKGQNGEGVIEVGEKDLVFITLGSMVDNSTYGDLDHPPVLNRGEGDSWKLWRKLVEKDPSLGNPDVFAGDIDKTKWESFTITFKGDKFLKMLEEFTGNRTGTGGLVTFRDSSWLMSIVAFRQPHFRNQPEDVTVLWGYGLFVDREGDYIKKPMSQATGREIFLELLYHLGWLEKKDELMETVINVRTAMMPYITAHFMPRKPGDRPPVIPENYANLALMGQYVEIPGECVFTVEYSVKSAMMGVYSLLDLGREVPPAHTPYQEVPVLVKAIETLVDNDKKELFKHTMMLYLAGRL
- a CDS encoding DUF998 domain-containing protein, giving the protein MMRYLKYSGILAGLSYWLFVAWSISRNGWFSFFHNALSDLGSLEMAASPWIYNYGLIVTAVFMLVFSIYLILASENRLQTVGGAYISISALFLALIGVFHAGTRPHSFVSTYFFVQFFLGMLVYGAGSKDKAVRYGSGFIFALAVMGTLINWPSVALIETYEIALVMAFTVLVAVRG